The DNA window ACCGTATTTGCCGATATAAGCAATTCCGCATTACCTTCTTTCATGAGATTGTGTTCAAAATCGGCAGGAATTTCCATAATAATGTCCGATTCTCCTTTCTCAACGCTTTTAAGAGCCTCGTTATAGGAGGGTGAAATATCGGTCAGTCGGAAATAGCCCGATGATACAGCTTTGTTTATTAATTGTCTGGAACATTGAGTATTATTGTTATCTACAATGCTAAGATTTATATTCTTTATCTCAAGATTAGCCGCCCATGGCATTATCAGCATCATAATAATAGGATAACCTATTATCAATCGTGGCAGAAAGCTATTCCTTCTTATCTGCTTGAATTCTTTTTCTATTAAATATTTTAGCATAATCTATTCTAATCTGTCATTAAACTTCTTAAGACTTACAATCAGTAATACAAAGGCCATGAATGATAGAATTCCAATTTCTTTCAGAACAAAAAAGAGATCGAGTCCTTCAATCATAATCTTTTTCACAGCAATGATATACCATTTTGCCGGAATTATATTCGATATCACTTGAAGCATTACCGGCATATTCTCGGTAGGGTAGATCATTCCGGATAGAAGCATTACCGGCATCAGCAAAACCATACCCGAAACAAGCATAGCTGCTACCTGTGTCTCTGCAATAGTAGATATAAGCAGACCGAGCGCCAGTGATACAATAATGAACAGCAACGATACGCCAAACAATAAGACCAGACTTCCGGCAATAGGAACATCGAGCACATATACTGATAATAGTAAAATAGTGATGATGTTTATACCGCAAAGAACCATATATGGAATTGCTTTTGCCAGAATGATATAGATAGGCTTAACCGGCGAAACCAGAAGAACTTCCATTGTACCCGTCTCTTTCTCGCGTACGATGGATATAGATGTCATCATGGCACAGATAAGCATCAATATCAATCCCATAACTCCCGGAACAAAATTGTATGCTCCCTTCATACCCGGGTTATAGAGCAACTTTACTTTTGGAGTAATTGTTAATGGTGCTTTATATTGTCCGCTTAATTCCTGCTGAGCCGATGAAATAACATTGGATACATATCCCGTCAGCGTGGATGCCGTATTAGGGTCAG is part of the uncultured Bacteroides sp. genome and encodes:
- a CDS encoding ABC transporter permease; this translates as MKQFLAFVRKEFYHISRDKRTILILLGMPIVQIIIFGFAITTEVKNVRVAVFDPSKDEVTQKIIDKIDANEYMNVITRIDNQQDIQTTFKEGKADIILVFGDHFGENFRHTGDASVQLITDGTDPNTASTLTGYVSNVISSAQQELSGQYKAPLTITPKVKLLYNPGMKGAYNFVPGVMGLILMLICAMMTSISIVREKETGTMEVLLVSPVKPIYIILAKAIPYMVLCGINIITILLLSVYVLDVPIAGSLVLLFGVSLLFIIVSLALGLLISTIAETQVAAMLVSGMVLLMPVMLLSGMIYPTENMPVMLQVISNIIPAKWYIIAVKKIMIEGLDLFFVLKEIGILSFMAFVLLIVSLKKFNDRLE